The following proteins come from a genomic window of bacterium:
- a CDS encoding glycosyltransferase, with protein sequence MSCRIALAHDWLTGMRGGEKCLDAMCDLFPDADIFTLLHRKGSVSEKIEKHRIITSYLQKIPGSCGFYRYLLPLFPGAVEKFDLSGYDLVISSSHCAAKGIKTTGNQKHICYCHTPVRYVSDMARVYFDRGKFGKARYSALSPFLKRFERWDTENSGRVDYFVANSLNVKKRILRRYGVDSTVIYPPVDTEKFYNNKSEDFYLVVSAFAPYKKVDLAIKAFNRLGRKLIVIGSGQDEKGLKKMASSNIEFLGWVGDNEIREYYSRCKAFIFPGEEDFGITPVEAQASGKPVIGYGRGGQTETVRSLDKFKDDNPTGVFFYEQNVEALAEAVRVFENNCGFFDPEKIRHNAERFNRGRFLSEFKSFVIAKFGRNF encoded by the coding sequence ATGAGTTGCAGGATTGCTCTGGCGCATGATTGGCTTACCGGTATGAGAGGAGGGGAAAAGTGCCTTGACGCGATGTGCGACTTATTTCCGGATGCCGATATTTTTACCTTGTTGCACAGGAAGGGAAGTGTTTCAGAAAAAATTGAAAAACACAGGATTATCACTTCATATCTTCAGAAGATACCCGGATCCTGCGGTTTTTACAGGTATTTGCTTCCTTTATTCCCGGGCGCCGTGGAAAAATTTGATCTTTCCGGCTATGATTTGGTTATAAGCAGCAGCCATTGTGCGGCGAAAGGCATAAAAACCACCGGGAACCAGAAGCATATATGTTACTGCCACACTCCCGTGAGATATGTTTCGGATATGGCAAGAGTTTACTTTGACAGGGGAAAATTCGGTAAAGCCAGGTATTCGGCGCTAAGCCCTTTCCTTAAGCGTTTTGAAAGGTGGGACACAGAGAATTCCGGGAGAGTTGATTATTTTGTCGCAAATTCCCTGAATGTAAAAAAGAGGATTTTGCGCAGATACGGGGTGGATTCGACGGTAATATATCCTCCGGTGGATACCGAAAAATTTTATAACAATAAAAGCGAGGATTTTTATCTTGTCGTCAGCGCTTTTGCCCCGTATAAAAAAGTTGATCTTGCAATAAAGGCTTTTAACAGGCTTGGCAGAAAGTTAATTGTGATAGGAAGCGGGCAGGATGAAAAAGGCCTGAAGAAAATGGCATCATCTAATATTGAGTTTTTAGGCTGGGTGGGAGATAATGAAATAAGGGAATATTACAGCAGGTGCAAAGCTTTTATTTTTCCCGGCGAAGAAGATTTCGGTATCACACCCGTGGAAGCCCAGGCTTCCGGAAAACCTGTTATAGGATACGGCAGGGGAGGCCAGACAGAAACTGTAAGGTCTCTCGATAAGTTTAAAGACGATAATCCCACGGGAGTATTTTTCTACGAGCAAAATGTAGAAGCTCTTGCGGAAGCGGTGAGGGTATTTGAAAATAACTGCGGTTTTTTTGATCCGGAGAAGATAAGGCATAACGCGGAAAGATTTAACCGCGGAAGGTTCTTATCCGAATTTAAAAGTTTCGTGATAGCTAAGTTCGGAAGAAATTTTTGA
- the wecB gene encoding UDP-N-acetylglucosamine 2-epimerase (non-hydrolyzing), translated as MKKIVVLLGTRPEVIKLAPVIKELKTRKKNFKVYVVATGQHREMADSFLRHFNIKVDFNLNIMRENQTLTEITSGILAKFEKEVCDKYHPDLIMVQGDTTTAFTAALAAFYRKIKIAHVEAGLRTSDKYSPFPEEMNRRMISCIADFNFAPTKIAAENLHREGHEGKSVFLTGNTIVDSLKTYSRMLSGKKKSTVPDGRGRMILITMHRRENFGRPAENVCDAVLKILDKYKDTFFRIPVHPNPNIKRVIEKYFGGNKRIIVSGPVAYDEILRLIDSAYIIMTDSGGIQEEAPAFGKPVLVLREKTERPEGIFAGVAKLVGTDRAKIINNVSVLIDSPAEYKKMAKSRNPYGDGRASLRIADILEKVL; from the coding sequence ATGAAAAAAATTGTAGTGCTTTTAGGAACCAGGCCTGAGGTCATTAAACTTGCCCCCGTCATAAAAGAATTAAAAACGAGAAAGAAGAATTTTAAGGTATATGTCGTGGCTACGGGACAGCACAGGGAAATGGCCGACAGTTTTCTCAGACATTTCAATATAAAGGTTGATTTCAATTTGAATATTATGAGGGAAAATCAGACATTGACCGAAATAACTTCAGGAATATTGGCGAAATTCGAAAAAGAGGTCTGCGATAAGTACCATCCGGACCTGATAATGGTCCAGGGAGATACGACAACGGCGTTTACCGCCGCCCTGGCGGCATTTTACAGAAAGATAAAAATAGCTCATGTCGAAGCGGGGCTCAGGACTTCGGATAAGTATAGTCCGTTCCCTGAGGAAATGAACAGGAGAATGATTTCATGTATTGCCGATTTTAATTTTGCGCCCACAAAGATTGCCGCGGAAAACCTTCACCGCGAGGGGCATGAAGGGAAAAGCGTATTCTTAACCGGAAACACGATTGTAGATTCTTTAAAAACATATAGCCGGATGTTGTCCGGGAAGAAAAAAAGCACCGTGCCTGACGGGCGCGGCAGGATGATTCTCATCACAATGCACAGAAGGGAAAATTTCGGCAGGCCCGCTGAAAATGTCTGCGATGCCGTGCTGAAAATACTGGATAAGTACAAAGATACCTTTTTCAGGATACCCGTGCATCCCAATCCTAATATAAAAAGGGTCATAGAGAAATATTTCGGAGGGAATAAGAGGATAATTGTTTCGGGTCCTGTCGCGTATGATGAGATACTCAGGTTGATTGACAGCGCCTATATCATTATGACGGATTCAGGCGGGATACAGGAAGAGGCTCCTGCCTTCGGCAAGCCCGTTCTTGTATTAAGGGAAAAGACAGAAAGACCTGAAGGTATTTTTGCCGGTGTCGCAAAATTAGTAGGAACGGACAGGGCAAAAATCATAAATAACGTGTCCGTTCTTATTGATTCTCCGGCCGAATACAAAAAGATGGCGAAATCACGGAACCCCTACGGGGACGGAAGAGCTTCATTGAGGATTGCCGATATACTGGAGAAAGTCCTTTGA
- a CDS encoding glycosyltransferase family 4 protein, with protein MKIVFDARMLHSLDHGIAVHAYNLLKALVNTESGFVFSVLAPKDNIIDFESGKMEIVFSEIPMYSVSEQVLLPGVIGRLHPSLYHIPSFSAPLSLKCPFVMTIHDLIHMKFSYDYSRLHRIYYKMIVKRTARKAEKVITVSENSKKDIIDFLGLEKSKIEVIPNGLDFERIRQVIAGDPGEYIRGRFGIDGDFIICIGNPKPHKNLITALKAFRKAASKSVVPVKMLVGGAGEKFLSEAGIKSGKDIICAPDMSSKDLYNAVKAARMLVFPSLYEGFGYPPVEAMVLSTPVITTNVSSLPEIVKDAALLLDPLDADAMAEAVLKLLRDDSLRQNLIQRGLKTAEQYSYEVMGRRTLSLYEELLK; from the coding sequence ATGAAAATAGTTTTCGATGCCAGAATGTTACACTCTTTGGACCACGGTATTGCGGTACACGCGTATAACCTGCTGAAAGCGTTGGTAAATACGGAATCGGGATTTGTTTTCAGCGTCCTGGCTCCGAAGGATAATATAATCGATTTTGAAAGCGGGAAAATGGAAATTGTTTTTTCCGAAATCCCGATGTATTCCGTTTCCGAGCAGGTCCTGCTGCCGGGTGTTATAGGCAGGCTGCATCCTTCTTTGTACCATATCCCTTCTTTTTCCGCGCCTTTATCGCTTAAGTGCCCTTTTGTAATGACGATCCATGATTTGATACATATGAAGTTTTCTTACGATTATTCCCGCTTGCACAGGATCTATTATAAGATGATAGTAAAAAGAACCGCGCGAAAGGCGGAAAAAGTGATTACGGTTTCTGAGAATTCAAAAAAGGATATTATTGATTTTCTGGGGCTGGAGAAATCAAAGATTGAAGTAATTCCCAACGGCCTTGATTTTGAACGGATAAGACAGGTGATTGCCGGAGACCCGGGGGAGTATATCCGTGGCAGGTTTGGAATAGACGGGGATTTTATTATTTGTATCGGCAATCCGAAACCGCACAAAAATCTTATAACGGCGCTGAAAGCGTTCAGGAAAGCGGCTTCGAAAAGCGTTGTTCCCGTCAAAATGCTTGTCGGCGGAGCGGGAGAAAAGTTTCTTTCCGAAGCCGGGATAAAATCCGGAAAGGATATAATCTGCGCCCCTGATATGAGTTCGAAAGATTTATATAATGCTGTGAAAGCCGCCCGGATGCTTGTTTTCCCGTCGCTATATGAAGGATTTGGTTATCCTCCGGTTGAAGCGATGGTCCTTTCTACGCCTGTTATAACAACGAATGTCTCTTCATTGCCCGAGATAGTAAAAGACGCGGCCCTGCTGCTGGATCCTCTTGATGCAGATGCTATGGCTGAGGCTGTATTAAAATTACTGAGAGATGATTCCTTGAGGCAGAACCTTATTCAAAGGGGGCTTAAGACAGCGGAACAATATTCGTATGAGGTAATGGGCAGGCGGACCTTATCTTTGTATGAGGAGTTGTTGAAATGA
- a CDS encoding glycosyltransferase, with product MKVLYNLYPSAFQNPGGGEIQMLQTKKFVEKQGLQVHFFDQWKTDLKDYGILHTFGSVKYALDIMEAAKSKGLKNVLSTICWYDLRSAWHSPDFTASPYKSTLRYLTKLVFPGFPSMRRRMFEISDLLLPNSRMEADQIGRLFAISPGKFFVVPNGVDLSFKDGDGGLFSRKYNIKDFVLYVGRIEPRKNIINMIKAFKNTDRPLVIIGDYVSMYAGYYNQCRKLAGGNVHFLGRMEHNDPLLKSAYKACDVFLMPSWFETPGLSALEAAVSGAKIVITSGGCTKEYFKDFVLYVNPSKPVDICKAVTEAVNSGKTDSLQNHIIKNFSWEKVAEITVNAYRQVNTES from the coding sequence ATGAAAGTGCTGTATAACCTGTATCCTTCCGCTTTCCAGAATCCGGGCGGGGGAGAAATCCAGATGCTGCAGACGAAGAAGTTTGTTGAAAAACAGGGACTTCAGGTGCATTTTTTCGACCAGTGGAAAACGGATCTCAAAGATTACGGCATATTGCATACTTTCGGTTCTGTGAAATACGCGCTTGATATCATGGAAGCCGCAAAATCAAAAGGCCTGAAAAATGTGCTTTCCACAATTTGCTGGTATGACCTCAGAAGCGCCTGGCATTCCCCTGATTTTACCGCGTCGCCGTATAAAAGCACTCTGAGATACCTGACTAAGCTGGTGTTTCCCGGGTTTCCCTCTATGAGGAGGAGAATGTTCGAAATATCGGATTTGCTTCTCCCTAATTCCAGGATGGAGGCGGATCAGATAGGCAGGCTGTTTGCAATCAGTCCGGGTAAGTTCTTTGTTGTGCCCAACGGGGTAGACCTTTCGTTTAAGGATGGGGACGGGGGATTGTTCAGCCGGAAATATAATATTAAAGATTTTGTCTTATACGTAGGGAGAATCGAGCCGAGAAAAAATATTATCAATATGATAAAAGCATTTAAAAATACCGACAGGCCGCTTGTGATTATAGGAGATTATGTATCGATGTATGCGGGTTACTATAATCAATGCAGAAAACTGGCCGGCGGCAATGTACATTTCCTGGGACGGATGGAACATAATGACCCCCTGCTTAAATCCGCATATAAAGCGTGTGATGTATTTTTAATGCCTTCCTGGTTTGAAACCCCGGGTTTATCCGCCCTTGAAGCGGCAGTTTCGGGAGCAAAAATAGTGATAACTTCGGGAGGCTGCACCAAAGAATATTTTAAGGATTTTGTCCTTTATGTCAATCCTTCGAAACCCGTTGATATTTGCAAAGCGGTTACTGAAGCTGTGAATTCCGGAAAAACGGACAGCCTGCAGAACCATATCATTAAAAATTTCAGCTGGGAAAAAGTTGCTGAAATTACAGTCAACGCGTATCGCCAAGTCAACACGGAAAGCTGA
- a CDS encoding glycosyltransferase family 2 protein, whose protein sequence is MAISVCIITKNEAKRIEKAVKSASFADEIVVVDSFSKDNTVEICEKLGCHVFERGFDDYSGVKNFALEKAGSEWVFFLDADEIITKGLSEEIQKTVTKNPDEKAFRVKRKVYIFGERMRWGSVKDDAPVRLLKKGKCRFFQPVHEEVKVEGETGLLSGYIEHHTTSSISEYLEKFNKYTDLEAEYMYSKGVKPHLGNLLIKPALVFLRGYIMKMGFLDGIRSYIFEVFSSFYTFNKYAKLRDLIRVRGDRGKR, encoded by the coding sequence ATGGCGATAAGTGTTTGTATAATAACGAAAAATGAAGCAAAGAGGATTGAAAAAGCCGTCAAAAGCGCTTCTTTTGCGGATGAGATAGTTGTTGTCGATTCCTTCAGCAAAGACAATACGGTTGAAATATGCGAAAAACTGGGATGTCATGTTTTCGAAAGGGGATTTGACGATTATTCGGGCGTGAAGAATTTTGCTTTGGAAAAAGCCGGTTCCGAGTGGGTTTTTTTTCTTGATGCGGACGAGATAATCACGAAAGGCCTGTCTGAAGAGATCCAGAAGACTGTCACAAAAAATCCTGACGAAAAAGCGTTCAGGGTCAAAAGAAAAGTTTATATTTTCGGCGAGAGGATGCGGTGGGGCAGCGTGAAAGACGACGCTCCGGTCCGGCTTTTAAAAAAGGGAAAGTGCAGGTTTTTCCAGCCGGTGCATGAAGAAGTTAAGGTTGAAGGGGAGACAGGCCTGTTGTCCGGTTATATAGAGCATCATACGACTTCATCTATTTCCGAATATCTTGAAAAGTTCAACAAATATACGGATCTTGAAGCAGAGTATATGTATTCCAAAGGGGTAAAACCACATTTGGGCAACCTCTTGATAAAACCGGCGCTCGTTTTCCTGAGAGGCTATATAATGAAAATGGGTTTTCTCGACGGCATAAGGAGTTATATTTTTGAGGTTTTTTCTTCATTTTACACATTCAATAAGTATGCGAAACTGCGGGATCTTATCAGGGTCAGGGGAGATAGAGGGAAAAGATGA
- a CDS encoding glycosyltransferase family 39 protein: MAFLNIIFMIFILWISSSAGRAVLGAVKQVSGNRLRDFILSCGIGLSMIILFVSFFASAGLLRAWTGFAVLALIAVIGFKNILVSLRDFPGFLKRIFSLRLDITRWFLVLILAAVIFSALIAAAAPPTGMDSLVYHLNLPKEFIKYHGIHAVPFDVNALWPLNIEMLFLFGLLLKNAVIAKMFNFLAGILCVFSIYLISRKFASKTASLAAATLFYLMPVIVSQSGYAYVDVSITFFCSLMVILFLDYTETGEKELSILSGLFAGILIGSKFTNGLIVGVVFIAFIVSDLMKRKNSRDIFINAALFFFVATIVSCHWYIRAYIIRGNPLFPFLQNVFGNGIAREFKTSASNAGFLDFVLMPFKAVFKPGLYGGTANQIGPVPLAFLPIIVIAAWRDRTAKIMLFCALIYYFMWFFVKQNLRFLLPGMVIYCPLIGLGLDYLYRSGRTVFGIFSAIVASVIIMFAGTAFYYAAPAAPLFFGNEYAENYLLKTEPTCGLGSAIEKIIPEDKTVLMVGEIKRFYIDRKTIRADGLYYMSDYCNEVKSKEDAAAFLKDEDIEYVVSSNIGIPEKQDEFSFNLVSLMQDNGFLSAYFVPIGRYEFKNGENMIVYNIYRMR, encoded by the coding sequence ATGGCGTTCCTGAATATTATTTTTATGATTTTCATCCTGTGGATTTCTTCTTCTGCCGGCAGGGCTGTTCTGGGCGCCGTAAAACAGGTTTCCGGCAACCGGCTCCGGGATTTTATCCTTTCATGCGGGATAGGGCTCAGCATGATAATACTCTTTGTATCGTTTTTTGCTTCCGCGGGACTGCTGCGGGCCTGGACGGGTTTTGCCGTTTTAGCTCTTATTGCCGTTATAGGCTTTAAAAATATCCTGGTGTCTTTAAGGGACTTCCCGGGATTTTTGAAAAGGATATTCTCATTAAGATTGGATATCACCCGGTGGTTTCTGGTCTTAATCTTAGCCGCGGTGATTTTTTCCGCTTTGATTGCCGCCGCGGCGCCGCCCACAGGCATGGATTCTCTTGTATATCATCTGAATCTTCCGAAAGAATTCATCAAGTATCATGGGATACACGCAGTCCCTTTTGATGTTAACGCGTTATGGCCCCTGAACATAGAAATGCTTTTTTTGTTCGGGCTTCTTTTAAAAAATGCCGTTATCGCCAAGATGTTCAATTTTTTGGCCGGAATCCTTTGCGTATTCTCAATTTATCTGATTTCAAGAAAGTTTGCTTCAAAGACAGCTTCTTTGGCGGCCGCGACTCTTTTCTATTTGATGCCTGTTATTGTTTCCCAGTCGGGCTATGCGTATGTCGATGTCTCAATAACGTTTTTTTGTTCTCTCATGGTGATTTTATTCCTTGATTATACTGAAACGGGAGAGAAAGAGCTTTCAATTCTGTCGGGTTTGTTTGCCGGAATACTTATAGGTTCAAAATTTACAAACGGCCTGATTGTAGGTGTTGTTTTTATTGCTTTTATAGTAAGTGACTTGATGAAAAGAAAAAACAGCAGGGATATTTTTATTAATGCCGCTTTGTTTTTTTTCGTCGCGACTATTGTGTCGTGCCACTGGTATATAAGGGCCTACATTATCAGGGGAAACCCCTTGTTCCCTTTTCTCCAGAATGTTTTCGGGAACGGTATAGCGCGCGAATTTAAAACATCTGCATCCAATGCGGGATTTCTCGACTTTGTGCTTATGCCGTTTAAAGCTGTTTTTAAGCCCGGATTATACGGCGGAACAGCGAATCAAATAGGTCCCGTTCCGCTTGCTTTTTTGCCGATAATCGTTATTGCGGCCTGGCGCGACAGAACCGCGAAAATCATGTTGTTCTGTGCGTTGATATACTACTTCATGTGGTTTTTTGTTAAGCAGAATCTGAGGTTTCTGCTTCCGGGCATGGTAATATATTGCCCTCTTATCGGTTTGGGCCTTGATTATTTATACAGGTCCGGCAGGACTGTTTTCGGTATATTCTCGGCTATTGTCGCATCCGTTATCATTATGTTTGCCGGCACGGCGTTTTATTATGCAGCGCCCGCCGCGCCTTTATTTTTCGGGAACGAATATGCCGAAAATTATCTTCTGAAAACAGAACCCACCTGTGGTTTAGGCTCCGCCATAGAAAAAATCATACCAGAAGACAAAACGGTTCTTATGGTGGGAGAGATAAAAAGGTTTTATATTGACAGGAAAACAATCAGGGCGGATGGTCTCTATTATATGTCCGATTACTGTAATGAGGTTAAATCAAAGGAAGACGCCGCCGCGTTTTTGAAAGATGAGGATATAGAATATGTTGTCTCCTCAAACATCGGAATTCCGGAAAAACAAGACGAGTTTTCCTTTAATCTTGTATCCCTTATGCAGGATAATGGTTTTTTATCCGCTTATTTTGTCCCCATAGGCAGATACGAATTTAAAAACGGGGAGAATATGATAGTATATAATATTTACAGGATGCGTTAA
- a CDS encoding glycosyltransferase family 2 protein, with protein sequence MNVRIIVLNYNGLDIMKECMSSVVLAAENAKAQCKISVIDNSSTDDSVKWIKGAFPSVEIFESENRVLCSYNDFIKTVGEDIVILLNNDIKLDRGCIDPLVGVFENNPDAFFVASKVFDFPGRKCEGNLTRFFFRGGLFGSEAVSGNCSDKPGLSMQQGFGAFDRRKFTVLGGYDDIYLPGRLEDADICFRAWKKGWKGYYEPSSIMYHKGGASFNRRFGASKSLMINFRNTYVFTVKNLELKYVFVSLALAVPRSLYFLCRLRPENLLGFIYFIPMMAGAFRKRKYRFNSQYKDRDLFNMIPCAG encoded by the coding sequence TTGAATGTCAGAATTATTGTATTGAATTACAACGGGCTGGATATAATGAAGGAATGCATGTCTTCTGTTGTCCTGGCCGCGGAAAATGCGAAGGCGCAGTGCAAAATATCTGTGATAGATAACAGCAGTACGGATGACAGCGTCAAGTGGATTAAGGGGGCTTTCCCTTCTGTGGAAATATTCGAGTCCGAAAACAGGGTTCTATGTTCATATAACGATTTCATTAAAACCGTCGGCGAGGATATAGTTATACTGTTGAATAACGATATCAAACTTGACCGGGGATGCATAGATCCTCTGGTCGGTGTATTTGAAAATAACCCCGACGCGTTTTTTGTTGCCTCTAAAGTATTCGATTTTCCGGGCCGGAAATGTGAAGGGAACCTGACACGGTTTTTCTTCAGGGGCGGGTTATTCGGTTCGGAAGCTGTTTCCGGAAACTGTTCCGATAAGCCGGGACTGAGCATGCAGCAGGGTTTCGGGGCGTTTGACAGGAGAAAATTCACGGTTCTGGGAGGGTATGACGATATATACCTTCCCGGCCGGCTTGAAGATGCCGATATATGTTTCAGGGCATGGAAAAAAGGATGGAAAGGATACTACGAGCCATCCAGCATTATGTATCACAAGGGAGGGGCAAGTTTTAACAGGAGGTTCGGCGCAAGCAAATCTCTGATGATAAATTTCCGGAATACCTATGTTTTTACGGTGAAAAATCTTGAACTGAAATATGTTTTTGTTTCTCTTGCGCTGGCTGTTCCCAGGTCATTGTATTTTTTGTGCAGGCTCAGGCCGGAGAACCTCTTGGGGTTCATTTATTTTATCCCGATGATGGCCGGCGCTTTCAGAAAAAGGAAATACCGTTTTAATTCACAGTATAAGGATAGAGACCTGTTTAATATGATTCCGTGTGCGGGATAA
- a CDS encoding glycosyltransferase family 9 protein — MGLFDFFGRILYFPGWLKKPLGEHPGNIAVLRFDHIGDIINTTPLLRALRSKYKNANIDVYVSPWGEEAIAGNPRVNNIFIVKTNIYKRDIKTRIGLASILSIASIIRKKKYDIGISARGDVREIFLLRAAGARHIVSYGVTGGAFMADTVPEYQFGSHEIDINLNIAKALDCPDLSPATEFFIKEEDMHVRRLFGLGTGRYIVFHVGSGASSKRWHPYKFARLILMLKDTGLNVVLVGSSSETQNVMKSLSDKGNVVDLGGKTTLSRLGAVLREAVLFVGTDSGPSHIAAALDVPSIILFSGANLPSRWAPRGKNVKVIYKNTPCSPCCSFDCRVKGHPCMENITESEIYRQIRSIIDKP, encoded by the coding sequence ATGGGTTTATTTGATTTCTTCGGACGCATCCTTTATTTTCCGGGATGGCTGAAAAAACCGCTGGGCGAACACCCCGGGAATATAGCTGTTTTGAGATTTGACCATATAGGAGATATCATAAATACCACACCTCTTTTAAGGGCTTTAAGAAGTAAATATAAGAATGCGAATATAGATGTTTATGTGAGCCCGTGGGGCGAGGAAGCAATTGCGGGAAACCCGCGCGTCAACAATATTTTCATCGTAAAAACTAACATATATAAACGCGATATAAAAACCAGAATAGGACTTGCTTCTATTTTGAGCATTGCTTCAATTATCAGGAAAAAAAAATATGACATCGGCATAAGCGCGAGGGGAGATGTCAGGGAGATATTTCTTTTGCGGGCGGCCGGCGCGCGACATATAGTATCTTACGGTGTCACGGGCGGAGCGTTTATGGCAGACACAGTTCCCGAGTATCAGTTCGGAAGCCATGAAATTGATATTAATCTGAATATAGCAAAAGCCCTGGATTGCCCCGACCTTTCCCCGGCAACGGAATTTTTCATAAAAGAAGAAGATATGCATGTCCGGCGTTTGTTCGGATTGGGAACAGGCAGATATATTGTATTTCATGTCGGTTCGGGGGCTTCTTCCAAAAGGTGGCATCCCTATAAATTTGCCCGCCTTATATTGATGTTAAAGGATACGGGTTTAAATGTGGTCCTTGTCGGCAGCTCTTCCGAGACTCAGAATGTAATGAAATCGTTGTCTGATAAAGGGAATGTTGTCGATTTGGGCGGAAAGACGACCCTCTCCCGGCTCGGCGCCGTTTTGCGGGAGGCGGTCCTTTTTGTAGGCACTGATTCCGGGCCGTCCCATATTGCCGCGGCTCTGGATGTCCCGAGTATTATCCTGTTCAGCGGAGCTAATCTTCCTTCCCGCTGGGCGCCGCGCGGCAAGAATGTTAAGGTAATTTATAAAAATACGCCTTGTTCCCCATGTTGCTCGTTTGACTGCCGCGTAAAAGGGCACCCGTGTATGGAAAATATTACCGAGTCTGAAATATATCGGCAAATCAGGAGCATAATAGATAAACCATGA
- a CDS encoding CDP-alcohol phosphatidyltransferase family protein — MFEPIDKLRDICQKKDYKKTGNVMARFVTRDMALYITRLLIPTGITANQVVFITIMLGVISAVCFAFGSVFMTLAGAFFFQLWYLSDHVDGQIARYRKVSSLTGAFYDFYAHYIVHFLVLGGLALGLYIRHADLRFLILGLTACFSTNMVSVINDCIYKAFYNGLSNERTDIVFKAVVKTEEKKEEQRTLPKKIFVFMHKLTEIHVVMNMVTAAAILNFFFKTDLMLFEVFILAVAATVVWIFKLVHIVNGREVDRKYSDLFGGR; from the coding sequence ATGTTTGAGCCGATTGATAAATTGAGAGATATATGCCAGAAAAAGGATTATAAGAAGACAGGGAACGTGATGGCGAGGTTTGTAACCCGTGACATGGCGCTGTATATTACCAGATTGCTGATACCCACGGGCATTACGGCAAATCAGGTTGTGTTCATAACGATTATGCTGGGGGTGATATCCGCCGTATGTTTTGCTTTCGGCAGCGTTTTTATGACGCTTGCGGGCGCTTTCTTTTTCCAGCTTTGGTATCTGTCGGATCATGTTGACGGCCAGATCGCGAGATACCGGAAAGTTTCAAGCCTGACGGGCGCATTTTATGACTTTTATGCCCATTATATAGTCCATTTCCTTGTTCTCGGGGGTTTGGCCCTCGGACTTTATATCAGGCATGCGGATTTACGGTTTTTGATTCTGGGGTTGACAGCGTGTTTTTCGACGAATATGGTCTCGGTGATCAATGATTGTATTTATAAGGCATTTTATAACGGTTTGTCGAATGAGCGGACGGACATTGTTTTCAAAGCCGTTGTAAAGACGGAAGAAAAGAAAGAGGAACAGAGGACTTTGCCGAAAAAAATATTTGTTTTCATGCATAAACTTACCGAAATACATGTGGTTATGAATATGGTTACGGCTGCCGCCATTTTAAATTTTTTCTTTAAAACGGATCTTATGCTTTTTGAAGTGTTTATCCTGGCTGTCGCGGCGACTGTGGTATGGATATTTAAATTGGTTCATATTGTGAACGGAAGAGAAGTGGACAGGAAATATTCCGATTTGTTCGGAGGGCGGTAG